In the Chroococcidiopsis sp. SAG 2025 genome, one interval contains:
- a CDS encoding TonB-dependent receptor domain-containing protein — protein MKQQRILMWFWLSATASVSVTFPAYADVAQMTAARTDAANSRSPITAARLNNKARPATTIAEWLSQSPTSTPQSPVQITGIKLNPTDDGVDVILETAGGEVVTGSTSTQGNNLIVDIPNAQLQLPEGKQFRRDNPAAGIASAIVTATAANTIQIVIAGVDKAPEGIILKSQAGLVLSVLPSQTELEVVVTAQKTPQNPQDVPISLTVLQQQELQDAQVESIRGIAANTPNFFSRTGDRAFGFQSIRGLGNSNFLTRDAISFYLDDVPIEYAHQFLPGELFDLERVEILRGPQGTLYGRSSQAGVVNIVSRPPTDFPEIQIGGGYGNFNQRRVQLSLSNAIVPDRLAFRIAGSHRARDGFTRDSNLGEDANPQSALAGRANLLWTPSPEWSISFNTNAAANRDGDISFVPISQQDPFTTARNIPGRFDSSINTQSLKIAYEGSNFRFTSISARNYSEVSYRNDIDNSPIDLQRNEFGVDSTIWSQELRLQSPDSAERFQWLLGAYFQSRSFDIDPSATDTTPTGTAILRLPTGRSETTAKFDQTTYAAFGQVEFQPFEPLTLTAGLRYEKNRDELTRDRFFIRPDGTTISQSLLPRNSEVQDLESYGERIRRVVSSTQA, from the coding sequence GTGAAGCAACAAAGAATATTGATGTGGTTCTGGCTGAGTGCAACTGCATCAGTCTCAGTTACTTTTCCTGCTTACGCAGATGTAGCACAAATGACTGCCGCACGGACGGATGCTGCTAACTCGCGATCGCCCATCACAGCAGCCCGACTCAACAACAAAGCGCGTCCTGCCACCACAATTGCAGAGTGGCTGTCTCAATCCCCAACTTCCACACCCCAGTCCCCAGTTCAGATCACAGGCATAAAACTCAATCCAACAGATGATGGCGTTGATGTCATTTTAGAAACTGCTGGAGGTGAGGTAGTTACAGGTTCTACTTCCACCCAAGGCAACAACCTGATTGTGGATATTCCTAACGCTCAGTTGCAGTTGCCAGAGGGTAAGCAGTTTCGACGAGACAACCCAGCTGCGGGAATTGCTTCTGCGATCGTGACTGCAACAGCTGCGAATACGATTCAAATCGTTATAGCTGGGGTTGATAAAGCACCAGAAGGAATAATTCTCAAAAGTCAAGCAGGACTGGTATTGAGCGTGCTACCCTCACAGACAGAGCTAGAAGTGGTGGTGACGGCACAGAAAACACCGCAGAATCCGCAGGATGTGCCTATTAGTTTAACCGTGCTGCAACAGCAAGAACTGCAAGACGCTCAAGTGGAATCGATTCGAGGCATTGCGGCAAATACTCCAAATTTCTTTTCGAGAACGGGCGATCGCGCCTTTGGCTTTCAAAGTATTCGCGGATTGGGTAACAGTAACTTCTTAACTCGCGACGCGATTAGTTTTTACCTAGATGATGTGCCGATTGAATATGCTCACCAATTTCTCCCAGGTGAGTTGTTCGATCTGGAGCGAGTGGAAATATTGCGAGGTCCGCAAGGAACGCTATACGGTCGCAGCAGTCAGGCAGGAGTCGTCAATATTGTCAGCCGTCCACCCACCGACTTTCCAGAAATTCAAATTGGCGGTGGCTATGGTAATTTTAATCAACGGCGCGTCCAACTGTCGCTGAGTAACGCGATCGTGCCTGATCGACTCGCTTTTCGGATCGCAGGTTCTCATAGGGCGCGGGATGGATTCACAAGGGACAGCAATTTAGGGGAAGATGCCAACCCACAATCAGCTTTAGCAGGCAGAGCTAACCTGCTATGGACTCCTTCTCCAGAGTGGAGCATTTCGTTTAATACCAATGCAGCTGCCAACAGAGATGGAGATATTTCATTCGTCCCAATTAGTCAGCAAGATCCCTTTACTACTGCCCGTAACATTCCAGGTCGTTTTGACTCATCTATTAATACCCAGTCCCTCAAAATAGCATATGAGGGATCGAACTTTCGATTCACGTCGATTAGTGCGCGAAACTATTCAGAGGTAAGTTATCGAAATGATATTGACAACAGCCCCATCGATCTGCAACGAAACGAATTTGGGGTCGATTCTACAATTTGGAGTCAAGAATTACGATTGCAGTCACCCGATTCAGCGGAGCGGTTTCAGTGGCTATTAGGTGCATATTTTCAGTCAAGATCGTTCGACATCGATCCTTCAGCTACCGACACGACTCCTACTGGAACGGCTATTCTCAGATTACCGACGGGTCGAAGCGAAACAACCGCAAAATTTGACCAAACAACCTATGCAGCATTTGGGCAGGTTGAATTTCAGCCCTTTGAACCCTTAACACTAACCGCAGGCTTGCGGTATGAGAAAAATCGAGATGAATTGACGCGCGATCGCTTCTTCATCAGACCCGATGGCACTACGATCTCACAAAGTCTATTGCCGAGAAATTCTGAAGTACAGGACTTGGAAAGTTACGGTGAGAGAATAAGAAGGGTTGTTAGTTCTACACAGGCATAA
- a CDS encoding TonB-dependent receptor domain-containing protein yields MPKVAATYQLSPNLAIYGSIARGAKPSTHNFRATDPALLALRPERSWSYEVGAKSSWFADRLVANFAAYWTNVSDYQVLIASQDRLFQDIANAEVKTSGIELELRARPMTGLELIAGVGTTNARFTDYLNPLSGQDLSGNKLTYAPRSTYNIAAQYRHNGIFSRLELQSYGTTFFNDTNTFEQDPYTLVNARVGYEWQDYAIYLFVNNLFDKRYFNGVFQGTEPLANYGERRLFGFQFQANF; encoded by the coding sequence CTGCCTAAGGTTGCCGCGACTTATCAACTCAGTCCGAATCTAGCCATTTACGGCAGCATTGCACGTGGGGCAAAACCGAGTACTCACAATTTTCGAGCAACCGATCCGGCGCTATTAGCCTTGCGTCCAGAACGATCCTGGAGTTATGAAGTGGGAGCAAAGTCATCCTGGTTTGCGGATCGCTTAGTCGCCAACTTTGCTGCTTATTGGACCAACGTTTCAGATTATCAAGTCTTGATTGCCAGTCAGGATCGGCTGTTTCAGGATATTGCTAACGCTGAAGTCAAGACTAGTGGCATTGAGTTAGAACTTCGCGCCAGACCGATGACAGGGTTAGAACTGATTGCAGGCGTGGGAACAACCAACGCCAGATTTACAGATTACCTCAACCCACTCTCCGGTCAGGATTTGAGTGGCAACAAGCTGACCTATGCACCTCGATCTACCTACAACATTGCGGCGCAATATCGACATAACGGCATTTTTAGCAGATTAGAATTGCAAAGCTATGGCACCACATTTTTTAATGACACGAATACGTTTGAGCAAGACCCCTATACTTTAGTGAATGCTCGCGTTGGCTATGAATGGCAGGACTACGCTATTTACTTGTTTGTCAATAATTTGTTTGACAAACGCTATTTCAATGGTGTGTTTCAGGGCACAGAGCCTCTAGCAAACTACGGCGAGCGCCGTCTATTTGGCTTCCAGTTTCAGGCTAATTTTTAG
- a CDS encoding C-terminal helicase domain-containing protein — protein sequence MKEKRETAAEKFNRGEVRFLISTEAGGEGIDLQENCYSLIHVDLPWNPMRLHQRVGRLNRYGQKQQVEVITLRNPQTVETLIWDKLNRKINNIMQSLQQVMDEPEDLLQLVLVITSPNLF from the coding sequence ATCAAAGAAAAACGCGAGACTGCTGCTGAAAAGTTTAATCGAGGAGAAGTCAGGTTTCTTATTTCTACTGAGGCTGGAGGTGAAGGAATTGACCTACAAGAAAATTGCTATTCTCTGATTCACGTAGACTTACCCTGGAACCCCATGCGCCTGCATCAACGAGTGGGTCGTCTGAATCGTTACGGGCAAAAGCAGCAAGTAGAAGTCATTACGCTACGCAATCCTCAGACCGTAGAGACGCTAATTTGGGACAAACTCAATCGCAAAATTAATAACATCATGCAGTCTTTACAACAAGTGATGGACGAACCAGAAGATTTGCTGCAACTTGTTTTGGTTATAACATCGCCAAACTTATTTTGA
- a CDS encoding siphovirus Gp157 family protein, producing the protein MSQAQTGELSLEALFKTMSLKELSIAARDLSATLSQTTQDEEFLQACEDYITDATADKVDGYSFVAAYLEADIAAWQEKKNKLLEMVDEILARKQRELEMLKSSLLRLYSLGLIDNKLEGKTRAIAIQPSPPKITKLLIAPDSPDFPEQFRDVRVEYKVKAKALVDAWKAGENIDAIAQIEQGWHVRFRHKRVR; encoded by the coding sequence ATGAGCCAAGCTCAAACAGGAGAACTTTCCCTAGAAGCTTTATTCAAAACAATGAGTTTGAAAGAGCTATCCATTGCTGCTCGCGATCTAAGTGCTACCCTGTCTCAAACAACTCAGGACGAAGAATTTCTCCAAGCCTGCGAGGATTACATTACAGATGCGACTGCTGACAAAGTAGATGGCTACAGTTTTGTTGCTGCTTATCTGGAAGCAGACATTGCTGCTTGGCAGGAGAAGAAAAATAAGCTGCTGGAGATGGTTGACGAAATTCTCGCTCGCAAGCAACGAGAACTAGAAATGCTCAAGTCTTCACTTTTGCGGCTTTACAGCCTGGGTTTAATCGATAACAAGCTGGAGGGCAAAACTAGAGCGATCGCCATCCAACCCAGTCCGCCTAAAATCACCAAATTACTAATTGCACCTGATTCTCCTGACTTTCCCGAACAATTTCGAGACGTGCGAGTAGAATACAAAGTCAAAGCCAAGGCATTAGTTGACGCATGGAAAGCTGGGGAAAATATTGATGCGATCGCCCAAATAGAGCAAGGTTGGCACGTTCGCTTTCGGCACAAAAGGGTGCGCTAG
- a CDS encoding bifunctional DNA primase/polymerase, which yields MPTNGKKPLGCQWQQRSFTPKALQQQLAKEGKVKVYGKNQTCYEAVPTGIALLCGQNEREFLIAVDCDGQSAFDQIEQIAPTPLPSTVAFTSGRASRAQYLFKIPSFTKNQLKSRKIRTAANEALELRAANLASVLPPSIHPTTGQYRWLPGCRPDEIEVAVAPDWIVEQMSVPMKTRSPSPDSGKSRRVTATPSDSDLAKALLLLEVIQPKFADNYDSWLRIGMALKSISPCLLPAWDSWSQLSSKYKKGECQYKWDSFRQIRTTIGTLYYFANFD from the coding sequence ATTCCGACTAATGGCAAAAAACCATTAGGATGCCAGTGGCAACAACGCTCCTTCACACCAAAAGCACTACAACAGCAATTAGCCAAAGAAGGCAAAGTCAAAGTTTACGGTAAAAACCAAACTTGCTACGAAGCAGTACCAACCGGAATTGCCTTACTGTGCGGACAAAACGAGCGAGAATTTTTGATTGCAGTCGATTGCGACGGACAAAGTGCTTTCGACCAGATCGAGCAGATAGCTCCTACACCTCTACCCTCCACCGTAGCATTTACTTCAGGGCGAGCGAGTAGAGCGCAGTATCTGTTTAAAATCCCAAGTTTTACCAAAAACCAACTCAAATCTAGAAAAATTCGGACTGCTGCCAACGAAGCCCTAGAACTGAGAGCTGCCAACTTAGCGTCGGTGCTTCCCCCATCCATCCACCCAACCACCGGACAATATCGCTGGTTGCCTGGATGCCGTCCCGATGAAATAGAAGTGGCAGTTGCACCGGACTGGATAGTAGAGCAGATGTCCGTTCCGATGAAAACGCGATCGCCTTCCCCAGACAGCGGCAAATCTAGACGAGTGACGGCAACACCGAGCGACAGCGATCTAGCAAAAGCCTTGCTGTTATTAGAAGTCATCCAGCCTAAATTCGCCGATAACTACGATTCCTGGCTCAGAATTGGCATGGCATTGAAATCTATTAGTCCCTGTTTGCTGCCAGCATGGGACAGTTGGAGCCAGCTATCCTCCAAATACAAGAAAGGCGAGTGTCAATACAAATGGGACAGCTTCAGGCAAATCAGAACCACAATTGGAACGCTCTATTACTTTGCTAATTTTGACTAA
- a CDS encoding ThiF family adenylyltransferase — translation MHLDLSYARSLPLMLANRDRVHFVVVGAGGTGGWIIGAIARLMLEIESKTTKIASCTIVDFDVVEAKNIPRQNFQSSEIGLFKAQVLAARYSLAWGCKISSATQPFCQDTIGCYWNQLTVIVGCVDNAAARAEMSKCLDRNYNDRPPSIWWLDCGNHASASSGQVLLGSTNRFSLERAFDNPNSPNFCIHLPSPTVQHPELLVALPEELNSTKLSCAEIQARDRQSLFVNSQVAALASDYLLALTLTGGLRRFATYFDSQAGTARSLYNCPQTFKQFVTKRD, via the coding sequence ATGCACTTGGATTTATCCTACGCTCGCTCTTTACCCTTGATGCTGGCAAATCGCGATCGCGTCCATTTCGTAGTTGTGGGTGCTGGAGGGACTGGTGGCTGGATAATTGGGGCGATCGCTCGACTGATGTTAGAGATCGAGTCAAAAACTACCAAAATCGCATCCTGTACGATAGTGGACTTCGATGTAGTAGAAGCCAAAAATATTCCCAGGCAAAACTTCCAAAGCTCTGAAATTGGACTTTTCAAAGCCCAGGTGCTAGCAGCCAGGTACAGCTTAGCTTGGGGATGCAAAATCTCTAGCGCCACCCAACCCTTCTGCCAAGACACGATCGGCTGCTACTGGAATCAACTGACAGTTATTGTCGGTTGCGTTGACAATGCCGCCGCCAGAGCCGAGATGAGCAAGTGTCTCGACCGAAACTATAACGATCGCCCGCCTTCGATCTGGTGGTTAGACTGCGGCAATCATGCCTCTGCCAGTTCTGGACAAGTGCTATTGGGTTCCACCAATCGATTCAGCCTGGAACGAGCTTTTGACAATCCAAACAGCCCCAACTTTTGCATTCACCTACCCAGCCCTACGGTGCAACATCCAGAACTGCTGGTAGCACTGCCAGAAGAGTTAAATTCGACAAAACTCTCGTGTGCTGAAATTCAAGCCCGCGATCGCCAGAGCTTGTTCGTCAACTCTCAAGTGGCGGCACTTGCCAGCGATTACTTGCTAGCCCTAACTTTGACTGGAGGATTGCGACGGTTTGCTACATACTTCGACAGCCAAGCGGGAACTGCGCGATCTCTCTACAACTGTCCTCAAACTTTCAAGCAGTTCGTTACGAAGCGGGATTGA
- a CDS encoding transposase: protein MYGVVEPQSGENFFREISHLDTQCFQEFLNDFRRAYPEDLDIIQLDNGSFHPTSKLKVPENIILLFQPAHCPELNPIERLWEQLKGFLGWEVIDNLDALKIKVRQILTSFSEKTIKDLTGWKYILRSLEVANI from the coding sequence GTGTATGGTGTTGTAGAGCCTCAAAGTGGAGAAAACTTTTTTCGGGAAATTTCCCATTTAGACACCCAGTGCTTTCAGGAATTTCTAAATGATTTTAGGCGAGCTTATCCTGAAGATTTAGATATTATTCAGTTAGACAACGGCTCATTTCATCCTACCTCCAAACTCAAAGTTCCCGAAAATATCATCCTTCTGTTTCAGCCAGCCCACTGTCCAGAGCTTAATCCCATAGAAAGGCTTTGGGAACAGCTCAAAGGTTTTTTAGGTTGGGAGGTTATTGATAATTTAGATGCGCTCAAAATTAAAGTTAGACAGATTCTCACCTCGTTTAGTGAAAAAACTATTAAAGATTTGACTGGATGGAAGTATATTCTCAGGTCTTTAGAAGTCGCAAATATTTAA
- a CDS encoding helix-turn-helix domain-containing protein — protein MSGRVKLKINESAETLLTLLKQQKSASGKERVQALYLLKTKQVETVQHLAVVLGRNRVTVQRWLSQYRRGGLNQLLEVGKSTGRTPLIPAEAVERLKQELSEPEGFSSYQEVKLWLAAELGIRVKYDVVHNLVHDKLKADLKVARSKSSEQEPKAVENFKKELPQKITSVIKEVQKQSKKFKRVRYWCEDETRLGLRTIQRRRLTLRGVKPVGSFQFRREK, from the coding sequence ATGTCTGGGAGAGTCAAGCTCAAGATTAACGAGTCGGCAGAAACGCTCCTCACTCTTTTAAAGCAGCAAAAAAGTGCAAGTGGGAAGGAAAGAGTACAAGCACTGTATTTGCTCAAGACTAAGCAAGTGGAAACGGTGCAACATTTAGCAGTGGTATTGGGACGGAATCGAGTCACAGTACAAAGGTGGTTAAGTCAATATCGCCGTGGTGGGTTGAATCAGCTATTAGAAGTAGGCAAAAGTACGGGAAGAACACCATTAATTCCAGCAGAGGCGGTAGAACGTTTAAAACAAGAACTGAGTGAGCCAGAAGGGTTTTCCAGTTATCAGGAGGTCAAGCTATGGTTAGCAGCAGAGCTAGGGATACGCGTGAAGTATGACGTGGTACATAATCTAGTTCATGACAAGCTAAAAGCTGACTTGAAAGTAGCAAGATCAAAAAGTAGCGAGCAAGAGCCAAAGGCAGTAGAAAACTTTAAAAAAGAACTGCCTCAAAAGATAACAAGTGTAATCAAGGAGGTACAAAAGCAATCAAAAAAGTTTAAGAGAGTGCGGTACTGGTGTGAAGATGAAACTAGGCTGGGATTGAGGACAATTCAGAGACGGAGATTGACATTAAGAGGAGTCAAACCTGTAGGAAGCTTTCAATTTAGGCGAGAAAAATAG
- a CDS encoding DUF5895 domain-containing protein, whose product MSDNKTAQANDEQSQTPTFEVTERDEFCNPQYLDPDAKLPRLQALRGSTPKLCGYFVSVDQMAIAGWENFDASQLVTYTFESTGTEEQGILIPNPRMLVCPKTPVLGFDRKQSNESKSTVILGKYTQEMKADENVGNIQYFQVFLLDKQNQPLHQIPLSYKATGANQASFSIRWQEFCRELNACHSIVNGIPAKQKNSLFYSLGVFCFKTAREQVGDKQKSFACRVVEHERPTLENWRSYFMGFNPNLKQYVWESLEPDKPLIVPGSPETLALPAATEIEAQVATE is encoded by the coding sequence ATGAGCGATAACAAAACAGCCCAAGCGAATGACGAGCAATCTCAAACCCCAACATTTGAGGTAACCGAAAGAGACGAGTTTTGCAATCCTCAATATCTCGATCCCGATGCTAAACTACCGCGCCTTCAAGCTTTAAGAGGTAGCACTCCCAAGTTGTGCGGCTACTTCGTTTCAGTAGACCAAATGGCGATCGCGGGTTGGGAAAATTTTGATGCATCCCAACTCGTCACCTATACATTTGAGTCTACGGGTACAGAAGAACAAGGAATTTTAATTCCCAATCCCAGAATGCTCGTCTGCCCGAAAACACCAGTCTTGGGTTTCGATCGCAAACAATCCAACGAATCAAAGTCTACGGTTATTTTGGGTAAGTATACTCAAGAAATGAAAGCAGACGAAAATGTTGGCAACATCCAGTATTTTCAAGTCTTTCTGTTAGACAAGCAAAACCAACCACTGCACCAAATTCCACTTTCGTATAAAGCCACAGGTGCGAACCAAGCCTCTTTCTCGATTCGCTGGCAGGAGTTTTGTCGAGAACTCAATGCTTGCCATTCTATTGTCAACGGCATCCCAGCCAAGCAGAAAAACTCCTTGTTCTATAGCTTGGGTGTCTTCTGCTTTAAAACTGCTCGCGAACAAGTTGGTGATAAGCAAAAGAGCTTTGCCTGTCGAGTCGTAGAACACGAGCGTCCGACTTTAGAAAATTGGCGCAGCTATTTCATGGGCTTCAATCCCAATCTGAAGCAATATGTCTGGGAGTCTCTAGAACCGGATAAACCATTAATTGTTCCTGGCAGTCCTGAAACCTTGGCTCTACCTGCCGCTACGGAAATAGAAGCACAAGTCGCGACGGAGTGA
- the dnaN gene encoding DNA polymerase III subunit beta: MKLKIPQTQLESILAIASHAIPTKPTHPILSSFVLHGNSETQKLTVTAFNLSLGIRAQCDCIVESEGTIALPARLLEEVVAHLPKSDITLEVNDSVAILTHSTGKCQLQTANPEDFPALPEVSGTPVTLSVAKLQQALKATLFAASRDEIKQVIAGVYFKFGDANWEAAATDGHRLAIASDSIESNNTAALGSVEATIPYQTLAHLERILDRVPNNCTINVSNGIAVFELQNVRLTSRLLEGQYPNYPSLVPTQFQYCFKIDKKALDSALKRTSIVASQKDKVVKMTFDAARQCATISAQSPDVGDAVEALAIEIENAVSDNLEIGFNIKYLLDAIKVIASEQVLIEANKPERPVIVKPLGSSINQMVMVMPVQLIATARSAPRMQENSEPPADAPTQTPTTEAPVAQNDNLTPQKQPESLKSKTGKKKLQAA; this comes from the coding sequence ATGAAACTGAAAATTCCTCAAACGCAACTGGAAAGCATTCTGGCGATCGCCAGTCATGCCATTCCCACTAAACCCACTCACCCAATTTTGAGTAGCTTTGTCCTACATGGCAATAGTGAAACCCAAAAGCTAACTGTAACCGCCTTTAACTTGAGCTTGGGCATTCGCGCTCAATGCGACTGTATTGTAGAAAGCGAAGGTACGATTGCTCTACCTGCCAGATTGCTAGAAGAAGTAGTAGCACACTTACCAAAAAGCGATATTACACTGGAGGTCAACGACAGCGTTGCCATCCTGACGCATTCGACAGGGAAGTGTCAGCTTCAAACAGCCAACCCTGAAGACTTTCCGGCACTGCCAGAAGTGAGCGGTACGCCAGTCACGCTTTCTGTAGCTAAGTTACAGCAGGCGCTCAAAGCCACCTTATTCGCAGCTAGTCGAGATGAGATTAAACAAGTCATTGCTGGAGTGTACTTCAAATTTGGCGATGCCAATTGGGAAGCAGCAGCTACTGACGGTCATCGCTTGGCGATCGCCTCCGATTCTATAGAATCGAACAATACCGCAGCATTAGGGTCGGTAGAAGCCACAATTCCTTACCAAACGCTGGCTCATCTGGAAAGGATCTTGGATCGCGTCCCAAACAATTGCACCATCAACGTTAGCAATGGGATTGCCGTCTTCGAGCTGCAAAACGTGCGCCTCACCTCGCGGCTGTTGGAAGGACAGTACCCCAACTACCCGTCGCTGGTTCCTACTCAGTTCCAGTACTGCTTTAAGATCGATAAGAAAGCCTTGGACAGTGCCTTAAAACGCACTAGCATTGTTGCCTCACAAAAAGATAAAGTTGTCAAAATGACTTTTGATGCCGCACGGCAATGCGCGACTATTTCCGCCCAGTCTCCAGATGTAGGGGATGCGGTTGAAGCACTGGCGATCGAGATCGAAAACGCCGTTAGCGACAATTTGGAAATTGGGTTCAACATCAAGTATCTACTCGATGCGATTAAAGTTATTGCATCGGAGCAGGTACTGATCGAGGCAAACAAGCCAGAGCGACCCGTTATCGTTAAACCGCTTGGTAGCTCGATCAACCAAATGGTTATGGTCATGCCAGTGCAGCTAATTGCCACAGCACGATCGGCACCCAGAATGCAGGAAAATTCAGAACCGCCCGCTGATGCGCCAACCCAGACACCGACAACAGAAGCGCCAGTAGCACAAAACGACAACTTGACACCCCAAAAACAACCAGAATCGCTCAAATCCAAAACTGGCAAGAAGAAACTACAAGCTGCATAG
- a CDS encoding HAD family hydrolase — protein MTTQDRGKQLAIEAVIFDIDGTLVDTVDFHAQSWKRTFQHFGRQIPYEQIRAQIGKGSDKLMPVFFSVEELNRVDDDRSPTKGERMRDYRRELYKREYHPRIKAFPQVRDLFLRIKADGKRIALASSATKDDLATYTQILNVEDLVDAATTTTEVKSSKPEPDIFLSTLDKLGGIAPARVIVVGDTPYDAEAASKANLRTIGVLSGGFSAESLRQAGCIAIYQDVADLLARYDESPIK, from the coding sequence TTGACTACTCAAGATCGGGGCAAGCAATTGGCGATCGAAGCTGTAATTTTCGACATTGACGGCACGTTGGTTGATACTGTTGACTTTCACGCGCAGTCGTGGAAAAGAACCTTCCAGCACTTTGGTCGTCAGATTCCCTACGAGCAGATCCGCGCTCAAATCGGTAAAGGCAGTGACAAGTTAATGCCAGTTTTTTTCTCAGTTGAAGAACTCAATCGAGTGGATGACGATCGAAGCCCCACTAAAGGCGAACGTATGCGAGATTACCGCCGAGAACTGTACAAGCGCGAATATCATCCCCGCATCAAAGCTTTTCCTCAAGTACGTGATTTGTTTTTACGAATCAAAGCAGATGGCAAACGCATTGCTCTAGCTTCCTCGGCGACAAAGGACGATCTGGCAACTTATACACAGATCCTGAATGTTGAAGATCTCGTCGATGCTGCAACCACTACCACCGAGGTGAAATCGTCTAAGCCAGAGCCAGATATCTTCTTGTCCACGCTGGATAAATTAGGTGGTATTGCTCCCGCTCGCGTCATTGTTGTGGGCGATACACCCTATGATGCCGAAGCAGCAAGCAAGGCGAATCTACGCACGATTGGCGTACTCTCTGGTGGTTTTTCAGCAGAAAGCTTACGTCAAGCAGGTTGCATTGCCATTTACCAAGATGTAGCGGATCTGCTAGCACGCTACGATGAGTCTCCAATCAAGTAG
- a CDS encoding DNA polymerase III subunit gamma/tau: MVYQPLHHKYRPQTFAQLVGQQAVATTLTNAVNSGRIAPAYLFTGPRGTGKTSSARILAKSLNCQNSDSPMPSPCGQCNSCKAIASSSALDVVEIDAASNSSVENIRETIERCQLAPIECRYKVYCIDECHSLSNQAFQALLKTLEEPPFRVVFVLCTTEVHKVPATIASRCLRFDFKRVGIEAMVQHLSAIAARESIDITPAAIGLVAQLSSGCLRDAQCLLDQLSLLSTTITPNWVWEVAGAVPEHELLTLLEAIARNDDNTVLRVLRDLLEYGKEPLAILQSLASFYRDLLIAKTAPDRGDMVGLTADTWQELCKIAQTWEKSAILQAQQHLKASEVQVKLSSQPQLWLEIIVLGLLPNAKKSANTDSTVVTPVVNAPPWINWKTPTDALAWGQQQLPHLGLEELQKQWNTLQPINGKKATAWVTLVENQKVSH, from the coding sequence ATGGTATACCAACCGCTACACCACAAATATCGACCCCAGACTTTTGCCCAGTTAGTAGGACAGCAAGCCGTTGCTACGACGCTGACCAACGCGGTTAATTCGGGACGCATTGCCCCTGCTTACTTATTCACTGGTCCAAGGGGTACGGGCAAAACTTCCAGCGCTCGCATCCTAGCCAAGTCTCTCAACTGTCAAAACTCGGATTCCCCTATGCCTTCGCCTTGCGGTCAATGCAACTCCTGCAAGGCAATTGCCAGTTCCTCGGCGCTCGATGTCGTTGAAATCGACGCTGCTAGCAATTCCAGTGTAGAAAATATTCGGGAGACGATCGAACGCTGCCAACTAGCGCCAATTGAGTGCCGCTACAAAGTGTACTGCATCGATGAATGTCACTCGCTGAGCAATCAGGCATTTCAAGCCTTACTCAAAACCTTGGAAGAACCGCCCTTTCGCGTCGTCTTTGTCCTTTGCACCACCGAGGTTCACAAAGTCCCTGCGACGATTGCTTCGCGTTGCCTGCGGTTCGACTTCAAGCGGGTTGGCATAGAAGCAATGGTGCAACACTTAAGCGCGATCGCCGCTCGAGAATCAATTGACATCACCCCAGCAGCAATTGGATTAGTAGCACAGCTATCTTCTGGGTGTTTGCGCGATGCCCAATGCTTGCTCGACCAACTTAGCCTGCTCTCCACGACTATTACTCCTAACTGGGTTTGGGAAGTCGCAGGTGCAGTGCCAGAACATGAATTACTGACGCTGTTGGAGGCGATCGCTCGCAATGACGATAATACCGTACTGCGGGTTTTGAGAGATTTATTGGAATACGGCAAAGAACCGCTAGCAATCCTGCAAAGCCTCGCCAGTTTCTATCGCGACTTACTGATTGCCAAAACCGCGCCAGACAGGGGCGATATGGTAGGACTGACAGCAGATACTTGGCAGGAGTTGTGCAAAATTGCCCAGACTTGGGAAAAGTCGGCTATTCTACAGGCACAACAACACCTCAAAGCTAGTGAAGTCCAAGTGAAACTCTCAAGTCAACCGCAGTTATGGTTAGAAATTATCGTTTTAGGACTGCTACCAAATGCCAAAAAGTCTGCTAACACTGATAGCACTGTCGTAACTCCAGTTGTTAATGCGCCACCTTGGATAAATTGGAAAACGCCCACTGATGCACTCGCTTGGGGACAGCAGCAGCTACCGCATTTGGGCTTAGAAGAGCTGCAAAAACAGTGGAATACGCTACAACCAATTAATGGCAAAAAAGCTACAGCTTGGGTGACACTCGTGGAAAATCAAAAAGTTTCGCACTAA